In a genomic window of Chaetodon trifascialis isolate fChaTrf1 chromosome 8, fChaTrf1.hap1, whole genome shotgun sequence:
- the sp5l gene encoding sp5 transcription factor-like, with product MAALAIQRTDNFLHTFLQDRTPSSSPEGAPNALSFLATTCSQAWQVGGSMGSEGSQFPYEGTVSSTSGMFQLWSNDMAPSTALSTHQMTFTVPKVQFPGHMQSGLGHHHHHPHHHHHHELPLTPPAEPPSSYSFELSPVKVLSSQPQANSSYYPQHNSVGQNFPSFLQNSSARHHLPGGHVEDGQQWWSLPQTNATPSNHPFSIGRQLVLGHQPQIAALLQGTSKGLLSSTRRCRRCKCPNCQANGGGLEFGKKRLHICHIPECGKVYKKTSHLKAHLRWHAGERPFICNWLFCGKSFTRSDELQRHLRTHTGEKRFGCQQCGKRFMRSDHLSKHVKTHQTRKSRSGQPSQSTDPLITNIKRE from the coding sequence CTCCAGAGGGAGCACCCAACGCCCTCTCCTTCCTGGCCACCACCTGTAGCCAGGCCTGGCAGGTGGGAGGCTCTATGGGCTCAGAAGGCTCCCAGTTCCCCTACGAGGGCACTGTCAGCTCCACATCAGGAATGTTTCAGCTCTGGAGCAATGACATGGCACCCAGCACGGCCCTCAGCACACACCAGATGACCTTCACGGTACCCAAGGTGCAGTTCCCCGGACACATGCAGTCTGGCCTGggtcaccatcatcaccaccctcatcatcaccaccaccatgaGCTGCCTCTCACTCCTCCGGCTGAACCTCCCTCTTCCTACTCCTTCGAACTGTCCCCTGTTAAGGTGCTGTCCTCGCAGCCACAGGCCAACAGCTCCTATTACCCTCAGCACAACAGTGTGGGACAAAACTTCCCCAGCTTCCTCCAGAACTCCTCAGCCAGGCATCACCTGCCTGGAGGCCATGTGGAGGACGGGCAGCAATGGTGGAGCCTACCCCAAACCAACGCCACCCCGTCCAACCATCCCTTCTCCATCGGCAGACAGCTGGTTTTAGGCCACCAGCCCCAGATAGCTGCTCTTCTCCAGGGCACCTCCAAGGGCCTGCTGAGCTCCACAcgccgctgccgccgctgcaAGTGTCCCAACTGCCAGGCCAATGGCGGAGGCTTAGAGTTTGGAAAGAAGAGACTGCACATCTGCCACATCCCAGAGTGTGGCAAAGTGTACAAGAAGACCTCTCACCTGAAGGCACATCTGCGCTGGCATGCCGGGGAGAGGCCCTTCATCTGTAACTGGCTCTTCTGCGGTAAAAGCTTCACCCGTTCAGACGAGCTGCAGCGGCACCTccgcacacacactggagagaagCGCTTTGGGTGCCAGCAATGCGGCAAGAGGTTCATGAGGAGTGACCACCTCTCCAAACATGTCAAGACCCACCAAACCAGGAAGAGTCGGTCTGGGCAGCCTTCACAGAGCACGGACCCTCTGATCACCAACATCAAGAGAGAGTAA